In Akkermansia muciniphila, one DNA window encodes the following:
- a CDS encoding chloride channel protein, whose translation MNTPSPQSQPPDSVWYGWILKLFHHWKVGERQVTYVWAVLVGMVGSCMSLFFEWMVEVIQWMLTGIWSDSRVGTFSLVEPEWRMFIPVAGGLVAGSILLFLKKRMPGQATEYMEAMSIGNGLIKFRASALKVFSAAWSIASGAAIGKEGPIIQSSALIASNVGQRLHVSIPRLRLLVGCGAAAGFTTAFHAPFSGCLFVSEIIIGTVSMDILAPLLIASCTGFVMLHLLGDPSPLYSSPFESFTVFSQSLWCIALGAAAAVAARGWVSLLDAAARYLNGRQSLLPLRLAAAGLVVGILAVFYPEVVGNGQALITGLVHEDYGTREALILLLVKVSAVAVVFGCGTVGGAMTPTLYVGSMVGFIFSTVLTSLGMEGNHTVAYAMVGMASFFAVAAQAPLTALVMVVEFSMSGQMIYPLLIGVVSAYGTGKLIRARSMYAASLAGSPASVVNLPMAQVYVHDLARHVVPQVAPDASLDDVSSLMLRNPGDLVFVVNKDGIYEGAIYPEDFLEVRRQMEVQKEGTPPDAGALVRTGAPVLDAGTHLTDALKLFEQTHLPAFPVVWKNTGRLDGVLYRNALFQVITEMMKRESGGDVGM comes from the coding sequence ATGAATACTCCGTCCCCCCAGTCTCAGCCGCCGGATTCCGTCTGGTACGGATGGATTTTGAAACTGTTCCATCATTGGAAAGTGGGGGAAAGGCAGGTCACCTATGTATGGGCCGTGCTCGTCGGGATGGTGGGCTCCTGCATGTCTCTGTTTTTTGAGTGGATGGTGGAAGTAATCCAATGGATGCTCACAGGCATCTGGTCGGATTCCCGCGTAGGCACTTTTTCCCTGGTGGAGCCGGAATGGCGCATGTTTATTCCGGTGGCGGGCGGCCTGGTGGCCGGCAGCATCCTGCTGTTCCTGAAGAAGAGGATGCCGGGGCAGGCTACGGAATACATGGAGGCCATGTCCATCGGAAACGGGCTGATCAAGTTCCGTGCCTCCGCCCTGAAAGTCTTTTCCGCGGCATGGAGCATCGCTTCCGGGGCTGCCATCGGCAAGGAAGGGCCAATCATCCAGTCTTCCGCTCTGATCGCGTCTAATGTGGGGCAGCGCCTGCACGTATCCATTCCGCGGCTCCGGCTACTGGTGGGCTGCGGGGCGGCGGCCGGGTTCACGACGGCGTTCCATGCCCCTTTTTCCGGTTGCCTGTTCGTGAGTGAAATCATCATCGGCACCGTGAGCATGGATATTCTGGCGCCACTGCTCATCGCCTCCTGTACCGGATTCGTGATGCTGCATCTGCTGGGGGATCCCTCTCCCCTGTACAGTTCTCCGTTTGAAAGCTTTACTGTCTTTTCCCAGTCTCTCTGGTGCATTGCCCTGGGGGCGGCGGCTGCCGTGGCGGCCAGGGGATGGGTCAGTTTGCTGGATGCGGCCGCCAGATATTTGAATGGCCGCCAATCCCTTCTGCCGCTGCGTCTGGCGGCCGCCGGGCTGGTCGTGGGGATTCTGGCTGTTTTTTATCCGGAAGTGGTGGGCAATGGTCAGGCTCTCATTACCGGGCTGGTTCATGAGGATTACGGCACGCGGGAGGCGCTCATCCTGCTTCTGGTAAAGGTGTCTGCCGTGGCGGTGGTGTTTGGCTGCGGTACGGTGGGGGGAGCCATGACGCCCACTTTATACGTGGGTAGCATGGTGGGGTTTATTTTCAGTACGGTTCTGACGTCCCTGGGAATGGAGGGCAACCATACGGTGGCGTATGCGATGGTGGGGATGGCTTCCTTTTTCGCCGTGGCGGCCCAGGCCCCCCTGACGGCCCTGGTGATGGTGGTGGAGTTTTCCATGAGCGGGCAAATGATTTATCCCCTGCTGATCGGTGTCGTAAGCGCTTATGGCACGGGAAAGCTGATTCGCGCGCGTTCCATGTATGCCGCCAGTCTGGCCGGCAGCCCGGCGTCCGTCGTCAACCTGCCCATGGCGCAGGTCTATGTGCATGACCTGGCGCGGCACGTAGTGCCCCAGGTAGCTCCGGACGCATCCCTGGATGACGTTTCCTCCCTGATGCTGCGGAACCCCGGAGACCTGGTTTTTGTGGTGAATAAAGATGGGATTTATGAAGGGGCCATTTATCCGGAGGATTTTCTGGAGGTTCGCCGGCAGATGGAGGTGCAGAAAGAGGGAACTCCTCCCGATGCGGGGGCTCTGGTTCGTACGGGCGCTCCCGTGCTGGATGCCGGCACCCATCTGACGGATGCTTTGAAGCTGTTTGAACAAACCCACCTACCCGCCTTTCCCGTAGTCTGGAAGAATACCGGGAGGCTGGACGGCGTGCTGTACCGCAACGCGTTGTTTCAGGTTATTACGGAGATGATGAAGCGGGAGTCCGGCGGAGACGTGGGCATGTAA
- a CDS encoding beta-N-acetylhexosaminidase, giving the protein MKFLIPALVLSASFPAAFSQEQIIPKPAEITLFKGSPARLTRNSFIITATQDKAFLNQAGQLQQMLSEGTGLPLPLKTAGQASKKAACIIIKKDPSLAARGEEAYSIQSSPGGIILSAADARGIFYAGQSLVQMMPAIFHDGTADKSIVPWNISETPFRITDYPRFSWRALMIDEARHFFGEKTIKQIIDQMALLKMNILHWHLTDDTGWRIEIKKYPLLTSIGSKRRESEIGTWNSGKSDGTPHEGFYTQEQIRDIVQYAARRNITVVPEIEMPGHASAAAAAYPFLSLKTPVEVPTTFIVNTAFDPTSEKTYAFLSDVLDEIAALFPGKIIHIGGDEVRYDKQWKGVPEIEEFMKKNGMKNYADVQMYFTNRMSGIIAQKGRRMMGWNEIYGHDVNGDGGGKAGAKLDTNAVIQFWKGNTGLAKNAIRDGHDVINSLHTSTYLDYSYGSIPLQKAYGFEPVFPGLEEQYHSRVKGLGTQVWTEWIATPERLHYQAFPRVCAFAEVGWTPAGNKDFPDFKKRLKAYSEHMDLMGIKFARNIISQIDKSDFFNTPRIGTWTPAVLTGQEHSFDVTKLVRAPGKYTVTLLYDKGAHAIEIESVALYENSREISRDAHAGRSGAHKENIQYILNAPEPRQGATYTVKAKFKGAGGRDSHGTVYFEAP; this is encoded by the coding sequence ATGAAATTCCTTATCCCCGCACTTGTTCTGTCCGCCAGCTTTCCAGCAGCTTTCTCACAAGAACAAATTATCCCGAAACCTGCGGAAATCACCTTGTTCAAAGGAAGTCCGGCCCGGCTCACCCGGAATTCCTTCATCATCACGGCAACGCAGGACAAGGCTTTCCTGAATCAAGCAGGGCAATTACAGCAGATGCTCAGCGAAGGGACAGGGCTCCCTCTTCCCCTTAAAACGGCCGGACAAGCGTCGAAGAAAGCCGCCTGCATCATCATCAAAAAAGACCCGTCCCTGGCCGCCAGGGGAGAAGAGGCCTACTCCATCCAATCTTCCCCTGGCGGCATCATCCTTTCCGCGGCCGATGCCAGGGGCATCTTTTATGCGGGGCAAAGCCTGGTCCAGATGATGCCCGCCATTTTCCACGACGGGACGGCGGATAAATCCATCGTCCCGTGGAACATTTCCGAAACTCCGTTCCGCATAACGGACTACCCGCGGTTCTCCTGGCGGGCTCTGATGATTGATGAGGCGCGCCACTTCTTTGGTGAAAAAACCATTAAGCAAATCATCGACCAAATGGCTCTGCTAAAAATGAACATTCTGCACTGGCACCTGACGGACGACACAGGATGGCGCATTGAAATCAAGAAGTATCCGCTCCTGACCTCAATCGGCTCCAAACGCAGGGAATCGGAAATCGGCACATGGAACAGCGGCAAATCAGACGGAACACCGCATGAAGGCTTTTATACCCAGGAACAAATCAGGGATATCGTGCAATACGCAGCCCGCCGCAATATCACCGTCGTTCCGGAAATTGAAATGCCGGGCCATGCCAGCGCGGCCGCCGCAGCATACCCCTTCCTGAGCCTGAAAACTCCCGTGGAAGTGCCCACCACATTCATTGTCAACACAGCCTTCGATCCCACTTCGGAAAAAACTTATGCCTTCCTGTCCGATGTTCTGGATGAAATCGCGGCGCTCTTCCCCGGCAAAATCATTCATATAGGCGGGGATGAGGTGCGCTATGACAAGCAATGGAAGGGCGTTCCGGAAATTGAGGAATTCATGAAAAAAAACGGCATGAAGAATTATGCAGACGTCCAAATGTATTTCACCAACCGCATGTCCGGCATTATTGCCCAAAAAGGGCGCCGCATGATGGGATGGAATGAAATTTACGGACATGACGTCAATGGGGACGGAGGAGGAAAAGCCGGCGCCAAACTGGACACCAATGCCGTCATCCAGTTCTGGAAGGGCAACACCGGCCTGGCCAAAAACGCTATCCGGGACGGACATGACGTCATCAATTCCCTCCATACCTCCACCTATTTGGATTACAGCTACGGCAGCATTCCCCTGCAAAAGGCATACGGATTCGAACCCGTTTTTCCCGGGTTGGAGGAACAGTACCATTCCAGAGTCAAGGGGCTGGGTACCCAAGTATGGACGGAATGGATTGCCACACCGGAACGTCTGCATTACCAGGCGTTTCCCCGTGTCTGCGCTTTTGCGGAGGTTGGCTGGACTCCCGCAGGCAACAAGGATTTTCCGGATTTCAAAAAACGCCTGAAAGCGTATAGCGAACACATGGACCTGATGGGAATCAAATTTGCCCGAAATATCATCAGTCAAATAGACAAGTCCGACTTTTTCAATACGCCCAGGATCGGTACATGGACGCCCGCCGTCCTGACCGGACAGGAACATTCGTTTGACGTTACCAAACTGGTCAGGGCTCCCGGCAAATACACCGTCACCCTGCTGTACGACAAGGGCGCTCACGCCATTGAAATCGAATCCGTAGCCCTGTATGAAAATTCCCGGGAAATCTCTCGGGACGCCCATGCGGGCAGGAGCGGCGCCCATAAGGAAAATATCCAGTACATCCTGAATGCCCCGGAACCCAGGCAAGGAGCAACCTATACGGTCAAAGCCAAATTCAAAGGGGCCGGAGGCCGGGATTCCCACGGAACAGTATATTTTGAAGCGCCATAA
- a CDS encoding ligand-binding sensor domain-containing protein yields the protein MIFLLLGAWAAGEVVTVQVPEQLPECPVRFIRGTLVAGDGSIWVVGEKESIYRLQVGDRAYEKSWLNMDYYSGFPKGKNFTCIAEDRQGRIWAGTDDSGVAVFNGREWKMYNRSNALNGEHVYALAISPVSGEVAVASSGGVSVYDPAGDSWKTLDRSTGLAEDQAASAGFDTRGNLWLAYACGGVSCSSRQSRYMQWKNVQAPWYWDNRQFARQPYQPYGDGLPSNICNVLTCTDKDQILVGTCSGLAYSNGISSWRYMRGRDYAQKNSHLYGSAARKTAVPGESNSRMLSEDFISSIIQQGKEIFVGYRMQGVDVLDAEKMTVNQRIRKGLENVDVPSLLVLRDGSVWAGTYGRGLVRLKKGDLAYQLDRSPQDNEVPFPRPAQMEDPSVVLRRLEKLGSDAHAGKSIVFRGEDWTTKGDWCGKYGHTRATLCATNAPMSNSEFKAKTIRFRTLSSVPGHPGYKGALSPYWIQGLMGLNRKKGDALRWWVHSIKENNNRNVLFDPTDSVRTEAEWDDHGEAYPGFVDGPDIWVAVEVPEGVHEIALYFYNPNGYLTNESRRDYVVEARRHPSTAPLVFQFNIEGDLAIGEQNSRGKELASSMEQWYSYPVEARTRVSRFAGSGVYKRFMSRKGGIYLFRICRNGSFNTILNGVFVNEKIPWEIRMPEELPYYVSGALAGIVPTPERVNGAALGQREKAVCKPLYELQYTRKYLTPAACSLQNRYILALWRQARESRAEGGCLADCLQWEARVSDDRVRASFDETMKRSWDQSQIYYIGNRSRDFMPNAPGTVPFSLSELRLMAKLRIDWRQYRDDAKTPPEKTVQEMKAFLNKELLKQQQSRK from the coding sequence TTGATTTTCCTTTTGTTGGGGGCGTGGGCGGCAGGAGAAGTCGTAACCGTTCAGGTACCGGAGCAGCTTCCGGAATGTCCGGTCCGGTTTATTCGCGGTACGCTGGTAGCTGGTGACGGCTCCATTTGGGTTGTAGGAGAAAAAGAAAGCATTTACCGCCTTCAGGTTGGGGACCGGGCATATGAAAAGTCGTGGCTTAATATGGACTATTATTCCGGTTTTCCCAAAGGAAAGAATTTCACCTGTATTGCGGAGGACAGGCAGGGGCGCATCTGGGCGGGCACGGATGACAGCGGCGTAGCCGTTTTTAACGGAAGAGAATGGAAAATGTATAACCGTAGCAATGCACTGAATGGCGAGCATGTTTATGCTTTGGCCATTTCTCCTGTCTCCGGGGAGGTTGCCGTAGCCTCATCCGGCGGCGTATCCGTTTACGATCCTGCAGGCGATTCGTGGAAGACGCTGGACAGATCCACTGGCTTGGCGGAAGACCAGGCGGCTTCCGCAGGTTTTGATACCAGGGGCAATTTGTGGCTGGCCTATGCCTGTGGCGGAGTATCCTGTTCTTCCCGCCAATCAAGGTATATGCAGTGGAAGAATGTTCAGGCCCCCTGGTACTGGGACAACAGGCAATTCGCCCGTCAGCCGTACCAGCCGTATGGTGATGGCTTGCCTTCCAATATCTGCAATGTGTTGACTTGTACGGATAAGGATCAGATTCTGGTGGGTACCTGTTCGGGGCTGGCGTACAGTAACGGCATCAGTTCTTGGCGTTATATGAGAGGGCGTGATTATGCCCAGAAAAACAGTCATCTGTATGGTTCTGCCGCACGGAAAACCGCGGTTCCGGGAGAGTCGAATTCCAGAATGTTGTCTGAAGATTTTATTTCTTCCATTATCCAGCAGGGAAAGGAGATTTTCGTCGGCTACCGGATGCAGGGAGTGGATGTGCTGGATGCTGAAAAGATGACGGTGAATCAGAGAATAAGAAAGGGGCTGGAAAACGTGGATGTCCCTTCCTTGCTGGTGCTTCGGGATGGGAGCGTCTGGGCAGGGACATATGGACGGGGTCTTGTTCGCCTGAAAAAGGGGGATCTGGCTTATCAACTGGACAGGAGCCCGCAGGACAATGAAGTTCCGTTCCCTCGTCCGGCGCAGATGGAGGATCCTTCTGTGGTACTCAGAAGATTGGAAAAGCTGGGATCCGATGCGCATGCGGGGAAGAGTATTGTGTTCCGGGGGGAGGACTGGACTACGAAAGGGGACTGGTGCGGGAAGTACGGGCACACGCGTGCCACGCTGTGCGCCACGAATGCCCCCATGAGCAATTCCGAGTTTAAAGCCAAGACTATCCGGTTCCGTACCCTTTCTTCCGTTCCCGGCCATCCAGGATACAAGGGGGCCTTGTCTCCCTACTGGATTCAAGGGCTGATGGGGCTCAACCGCAAGAAGGGAGACGCGCTGCGCTGGTGGGTGCACAGCATTAAGGAAAATAATAACCGCAACGTTCTTTTCGACCCTACGGATTCCGTGCGGACAGAGGCGGAGTGGGATGACCACGGGGAAGCGTATCCTGGCTTTGTGGACGGACCTGATATCTGGGTAGCCGTGGAGGTGCCGGAGGGTGTCCATGAAATAGCTCTGTATTTTTATAATCCCAACGGTTATCTCACCAATGAATCCAGGCGGGATTACGTAGTGGAAGCCAGAAGGCACCCTTCCACCGCCCCCCTTGTGTTCCAGTTCAATATTGAGGGGGATCTTGCGATAGGAGAACAGAATAGTCGGGGGAAGGAACTTGCCTCCTCCATGGAGCAGTGGTATTCCTACCCGGTGGAGGCGCGCACTCGCGTTTCCAGATTTGCGGGGTCCGGGGTTTATAAAAGGTTCATGAGCAGGAAGGGGGGGATTTACCTGTTCCGTATTTGCCGGAACGGTTCCTTTAATACCATTTTAAACGGGGTGTTTGTGAATGAAAAAATACCGTGGGAAATCCGAATGCCTGAGGAATTGCCTTATTACGTATCCGGTGCGCTGGCTGGCATTGTTCCCACTCCGGAAAGGGTGAATGGAGCTGCTCTGGGACAGAGGGAAAAGGCTGTGTGCAAGCCTTTGTATGAGTTGCAGTATACGCGCAAATACCTGACGCCGGCTGCGTGCAGTCTTCAGAACAGGTATATTCTTGCTCTGTGGCGGCAGGCCCGGGAGAGCCGGGCCGAGGGTGGTTGCCTGGCGGACTGCCTCCAGTGGGAAGCCAGAGTGAGCGACGACCGAGTGAGAGCTTCCTTCGATGAAACCATGAAGCGTTCCTGGGATCAGAGCCAGATTTATTATATCGGCAACAGGTCCCGGGATTTTATGCCGAATGCCCCGGGTACTGTCCCTTTCTCCCTCAGTGAATTGCGCCTGATGGCCAAACTGCGCATTGACTGGCGGCAGTATCGGGACGATGCGAAGACTCCTCCTGAAAAAACTGTTCAGGAAATGAAGGCATTCCTTAATAAAGAATTGCTGAAACAACAACAAAGTAGAAAATAA
- a CDS encoding glutamate decarboxylase: MFDPNQKPDTARAENSIFGSPEADNLLPKDEFPDYAMRAEDAFQLVSDELMLDGNARQNLATFCQTWDEKQVRMLMNLSINKNMIDKDEYPQTAAIEMRCAAIIANLWNASKNEKPIGCSTIGSSEACMLGGMAALWRWRARRKAAGKPIDKPNLVCGPVQICWHKFCRYWDIEMREIPMAPGKWKMDVDRMLEQIDENTIVVVPTFGVTYTGAYELPAEIAKALDDYEDKTGISVDIHVDGASGGFLAPFCAPDVVFDFRIPRVKSISASGHKYGLAPLGVGWVVWRDISYLPEGLIFNVNYLGGEIPNFAINFSRPAGQIICQYYDFIRLGKEGYTNIHTQAYEVAKYISDELSKLGPYEFICTGDPEKGIPAVCFFIKDGANTNYTLFDLSDKLRTRGWQVPAFTLPANCQDTVVMRVMVRQGFSKDLADLFLEDYKRMLAFFEKHPVSSPMTAEEGTAFHHS, from the coding sequence ATGTTTGATCCAAATCAAAAACCTGATACAGCCCGGGCGGAAAATTCCATTTTCGGCTCTCCGGAAGCAGATAACCTTCTCCCCAAGGATGAGTTCCCGGATTACGCGATGCGCGCGGAGGACGCTTTTCAATTGGTGTCCGATGAATTGATGCTGGACGGCAATGCCCGCCAGAACCTTGCAACCTTCTGCCAGACCTGGGATGAAAAGCAGGTCAGGATGCTGATGAACCTCAGCATTAACAAGAACATGATTGACAAGGATGAATATCCCCAGACAGCCGCTATTGAAATGCGTTGCGCTGCCATCATTGCCAATCTTTGGAATGCCAGCAAAAATGAAAAACCCATTGGTTGTTCTACTATCGGTTCCAGTGAAGCATGCATGCTTGGAGGCATGGCCGCCCTGTGGCGCTGGAGAGCCCGCCGGAAAGCTGCCGGCAAACCCATTGACAAGCCCAACCTGGTATGCGGTCCTGTCCAAATCTGCTGGCACAAGTTCTGCCGCTATTGGGATATTGAAATGCGTGAAATCCCGATGGCGCCCGGGAAATGGAAGATGGATGTTGACCGGATGCTGGAACAGATTGATGAGAACACCATCGTTGTGGTTCCTACGTTTGGTGTGACCTATACGGGCGCTTATGAATTGCCGGCGGAAATTGCCAAGGCTCTGGACGATTACGAAGACAAGACTGGCATCAGCGTTGACATCCATGTAGACGGCGCCAGCGGCGGCTTCCTTGCCCCGTTCTGCGCCCCGGATGTTGTCTTTGACTTCCGCATTCCCCGCGTCAAGTCCATCAGCGCTTCCGGCCATAAGTACGGATTGGCTCCGCTCGGAGTCGGCTGGGTCGTTTGGAGAGATATTTCCTACCTGCCTGAAGGATTGATTTTCAATGTCAACTATCTTGGCGGAGAAATTCCCAATTTTGCCATTAATTTCTCACGGCCGGCCGGACAGATTATCTGCCAGTATTATGATTTCATCCGCTTGGGCAAGGAAGGCTATACGAACATCCATACGCAGGCTTATGAGGTAGCGAAGTACATTTCAGATGAGCTTTCCAAACTGGGTCCGTACGAATTTATTTGCACGGGCGATCCGGAAAAAGGTATTCCCGCTGTCTGCTTCTTCATCAAGGATGGAGCCAATACGAACTACACGCTTTTTGACCTTTCAGACAAGCTGAGAACCCGCGGCTGGCAGGTGCCCGCCTTCACGCTCCCTGCCAACTGTCAGGATACGGTGGTGATGCGCGTCATGGTTCGCCAGGGCTTCTCCAAGGATTTGGCAGATCTGTTCCTGGAAGATTACAAGCGCATGCTCGCTTTCTTTGAGAAACACCCGGTTTCTTCTCCGATGACGGCGGAAGAAGGAACGGCTTTCCACCATTCCTGA
- a CDS encoding GNAT family N-acetyltransferase: MPGGKLSLPESERLVLRAWREEDWPFFAAMNANPRVMRFFPGIMTEKDSLSMWGRMREELDERGYGLYATELKHSGSLIGLLGFHWADFEADFTPCVEIGWRLVPEAWGYGYATEGARACLKHGFERFGFDRVYSFTACVNFPSQAVMQRVGMRKIAEFNHPKVAPDSVLYPHVLYVKDAP; the protein is encoded by the coding sequence ATGCCGGGAGGAAAGCTGTCATTGCCGGAATCTGAACGCCTGGTATTACGGGCGTGGCGGGAAGAAGACTGGCCCTTTTTTGCGGCTATGAACGCCAATCCCCGGGTAATGCGTTTTTTCCCCGGCATCATGACGGAAAAGGATTCTCTTTCCATGTGGGGCCGTATGCGGGAAGAACTGGATGAAAGAGGATATGGATTGTACGCAACGGAATTGAAACATTCCGGTTCCCTGATTGGTCTTCTCGGCTTTCATTGGGCTGATTTTGAAGCGGATTTTACACCATGTGTGGAAATAGGCTGGAGGCTTGTGCCGGAAGCCTGGGGATACGGATACGCTACGGAAGGCGCCCGTGCATGCCTGAAACATGGTTTTGAACGATTCGGTTTTGACCGGGTATATTCTTTTACTGCTTGCGTGAATTTCCCTTCACAAGCCGTGATGCAACGCGTTGGAATGAGGAAAATAGCGGAATTCAACCATCCCAAAGTAGCTCCGGATTCTGTCCTTTATCCGCATGTACTTTATGTAAAGGATGCTCCCTGA